ATTCTCCAGCCATGAGCAGCAGATGATCTGTGTCCTGGATGTGTCCAGCCTCACCATCACCTGACATCTGAAGACTGGCACTGGGATTGCCACAGGCTCCACTCTGACccctgctgtcccagctgcCTCTGCCGTCTCTCAAGAACTTTGTGTGGCTTTCCAAAGCCGGGAGATGATGCGTGCTCTGTTTGCTTGActgactgtcttggggtgactttatgatgtgtatcccctattgctgctttatgcacagaaattaattttgtgcctttctgtgtctttaaactgagcctgagagggggaagagaaaaaatctgagcaaaacttttcagagcagtttgttcaaggacacacacactcctctgcatcctgcggCGGcgagaggagagggaggaagcacccggcttgctctTCAGCTGGCTTTCAGCCCTTTTTTTTATCCAGAGGCAGacagagttgaacttttgttttcctgggactttggttttttcccttcttcttttttctggactgtttcaacatcagaacacctCAGGAGAGTTCTCCACCAAggcctggaggtgggcccatgACCCGgctccaaggaggggggagagagatctatggaaggactctgaaattttcccaggtttctccacagtgagaggttttattatttagcattgttgtccttttcccatgtgtttgttaaataaatagtttttatctctttcactttcctccaaggaaaattcattttttcctgaacctggtcggggagggctggttgtaacctgccttctctcagaggatattttttctccaaatttgCCCAAACTGGCACACTGACATAGTTTTCAttaagtggttttatttctgtggATTTTCTCATCCATCCTTTTCCCTCATGACCTGATAACCAAGAGCTGACTTTATGAATTAACTTGGGATTTAGTAAATTATTTCTCTTCAGTGGAGGGGTAAACTTAGGCACACAGGAGATAAGCAAGTCTGACTGGAACAAGCCCTGCACTTGATCCAACACATGCCAACACAGGAACAGCTGCATCTTTGATGCTTCGGGAAATACCAAGATGGTGAACTTGGCTTTAACCTGTTTTCTTCCCTCAGTGTTTTCTTCAGCCATATCTCTCTGTGGTGCTGGATTTCTTTCTCTCATTCAACCTCAAATGCTCTTTACTTTGGTCATACCTGAGCTGACTGGTGTAAAACACTCAGCTCTTCACAATGGTCTCATTTTGTTGCTTTTCCAATTTAAATAATTCTTGCCCTGAGGAAATGCCATGCAATGCCCTAAAAGAAGAGGAGTGACCCATATAACCTGGAATGATTGGCTTAGGAGAGAAAGAGCCAGAGCCATAGTCTATTGTATTTGTAGAATCTTTCTACCATGTTTATGGTTTTTAtgctttttgtttaatttgtCACATGTTGAGGCTGGGATTTTTTCTAGTGACTAAAAATAGCTACAGTTATGAATGTGATCTGCACCTGGCAATTGAAGAGCATATCTGGAGataaagaaggaagagaggTCTCTGGACAAGCCCGAAGTTTAGAGTCTGGGAAGTGGGCTGTCTGTCTGCAGTACATGGTTAAATCCCACAGCTGGCTTCTGTACAAGCTGTGTTTTGTAGGAGGTGGCCTTGGGAGACCTGCAGACAGGGAATTACTATAATCCAGCCGGGATGTCGTGAAAGCATGGATTAATATTTCATCTTCTGCCTCTGACTGTTGTCAGGCTCACTTTGTTCCTGAGCAGGGGCTGTGATCCTCAGAAGACGGTGTTGAATTAAAGATTAAGCCAGTGTTTTACTTGATGGAAAGAGAGCAGTTCTCTGTGGAGGATGGTGACAATGCGGCTCTTATCCAGCGCTGCATGTGGGGGTTTAGAGTTTCCCAAATCCAAATGACAGAGAAAAGCTGCAACATGGTGCTGGGGATggtgagaagggaaggatccctGGCAGCTCTGAGCCATGTTAATGAAAGTGACACTGGTAATTAGCCGAAGGTGAGCGAGAGGCACTGAGCGGCTCCAGGAGATGCCATTGActgctgtgtgtgagagagcTCATCAACAACGAGTTGTAAAAGCGAAACAAGGACCTGCTGGGAAAAATGGAAGCTGCAAGGAAACCAGCATGGGTTGACAGAGAGCCCAGGTCAGAGCCTTCCCTCAGGTCAGAGATGTGACAGGGCAGCCCTCTTTGCTGGAAACAACTCGCTTAGGCTGCCACAGCTCTCTGCGTGGAAACTGATTTCTGGTTGAATGATTTATATCGCTTTGATCACAAACCAGTTCTGATTGGTTAAGTCAAGTGAATATCAGCCTGATTAAAACCAACCTGAGAGATTCTGTGCACATTAGTTCAGCTTTTCAGTTAAAACAGctcaactggggttttttggtgttgtttttaaatacagacCAGACCTCACCATGATACTTGGCTATCTCTTCTTTGGACAGCTGACACACAGCACTTTTCCCTTAGCTTTCTCTGAGCACAGTATCCTAGTCAGTCATGCAAATCTTGAGACAGTTGAGGGGTTTTAAGGCTCATAAGTGGGCAAATTGCTGGGCAAGTGATCACCCTAGAATGTGGAGGATGCAATTTGAGCATACAACCAAAAGCAATGCCCATCTGTCACCATGATCAAGATGGCCACTGTCACACAGCAACATTTGGTTCTTGTGGCTCAGCCACTTGGTACCTGACAGTTTCTCCTAGCAAAGAGCAGGTGCAGACTCTTATGAGGGCTGGAAACCCTTCAGAAAGCTAAAAAGGCTCTTGCAGAAGAGCTGGGAAACCACAGGCAAACACTGCTCCTTGGGCCTGTGAACAGTAAAAAAAGGATAATGCAGTCAATCACGCAAAGAATAAACCCCACATTTTTCAAAAGCCACAGGTGAGAAACTGATAATGTAAAACACCCACAAAGTATGTTTTTATGAACATGTTAGTGGAATTTCTGTTTGCTAAACAACTTTTTGAgaccaaaacaaagaaaaattagttTAATATGGCTGGTCTGTTCAGTTCTATTGCTCACCAAACAAAGGTTTTATTTCACTCATATGAATACACTCCAGGAGGCTGCAACTGCAGCTTTTCGAAAAGGATACCAGGCGGTCAAAGACCACATTTCATTTGCACAAAAGTTGGGTAAATGCTGCGTGACGACTATTCCACTACACTTCCCTGGGAAAGCAGCCAAGCTCATTATAGAGCATGTCTTCTTTCAGTACAACTATGTTTGTATATTCTTTTGAAACACTACTTCACCTTGGTTTGGAACAGAACTTTTAGTGGGGCCATTACTTAAATTCCCCACTTACTTATTGATTTGTGTCCCATTAGCACTCTCACACAATAACGTAGAACATCCCCACACTACTGGCTTCTGCAAAAAGCTGGCTTCAGTATAGTGGCAGCAAACACAAGGAAACCTTaactccctgctgctgcatgTGGTGtgaaagtaaatattttacCACCTTTGTCAGCAGAAAGCTGTGTACAGAGACTCAGGAAGCACCTTTTGTGGTTAGCACCACTCTGACTTCAGTTACTATGGCACCAAGAGTAAAAATCCCATTGGCACCTGCAAACACACGGAGCAGAGATGTTCCTGCAGGTCCTGTGCCCCTTTCCTGATCCACATTTACAGGAGCTCACTGCTCCATCAGTACCTTGTGAGAGACCACTGAATGCATCCAGGATGGCATCCATGAACACAGATTTTGCACATCTGCCTCTGGAGGgtttctgttcattttttatctttttaggagggaggccttgggcaaACCATCATTCATGTGGGAAGCTGCTACAATGGGAAGGGGAAAATGAAAAGGATGAACCCATTTTCCCAACCTCTTCTGTTTCCCTGAGAGAGGACTGAAACAGCAGCATTTGGCCCACTAATTATCCACAAACCTATGTACAGTTTTATAGATATAAAAGCATGCTGCAGCCATTGTAAATTCAAATGTGCCAAGAGAAGTGGCAAATTTAAACCTGACTAGGCAAAATTAATGTGTATAATAACTTTAAGTATCCAATGAAGTACAATTTTCACATAATCCCCTGCCTCTTTCCATGCAAGGGCTACATAGTGTTCAGTGAAAAGGCAGCTGGTCTGTTTTCCCCTTGTAGCCTCCATAATATACCCCAAATGATTTGTTCCTCTTACAGAACAATTATTTACTACTGGCTTTTTGAGAGACGGTCATCATTAACATATATAAGTGCTCCACATTATCACTAGGAGGTAAGAGTCtttttatatgtatatgtgtTAATAATATACGCTTAAAAGATTGTAAATATACGTATATGTTTTATATATGTCTCTCATTATTACTTTATATATTAATAAGTTTATGTGTGACTGTGTTATCAGTATGTAGTTTTATAGGTATGGTTTAGTGTAATACCatgtatattaaaataattatatagATGTTTTCTAGGTGGGGACCTGATTTGGAGCATCCAGTTTGCCAAGTCTGGGAGATCCTTATTTAGCATATTTAGCATTATAAAGCACATCTGAGTATCAGCATTGATTTGGTTATAATTTATACTTCCCAGTGGTCAACAGCTCCACAGCCAAAGAAAAAAGGTCCAGAGttcatgatttttttccataaatgcTATATTTAACTGTACATAGGAATTCTTCAGACAGAACAAAATTCCTGTTCTCCAAACAAGATGAGATGGCCCTTCTCATTTTCCAGGCTTCTTTTCCAACACTGTGACAGCCTGTGATACCTTTGGAGGTATCTAtgaatacttttttgtttttttccttatttggatgatgcccagcacagcagctggtaTTGGGCGATGGGGAAGATGGTGCCTTCCGGGAGGAAGGCTACTGGGGGACCCCCATGTTGAAGCTCTTCCTCACCAGAGATGAGAGCACAACATAATCTTAGAGAATGTTGTGAAGCAGTTGTACTTTCACCTCCCACTGTCACTGTATTAAATCCCTGTTAGTACAGTTACTGCAGAGTTCAGTCAgcccctggggctgggagcttCCTGGGAGCATCATGGTGAGGTGCTCCCAGTGCACCAAGACACGCAGTGGCTGTGACAGTAGACACAGTCCCTACTCCAGCTACCACACTCCGGAACATTCTTCCCACCAATGTGCTTGACTGCAGCCTGGCACTGAAGGCAGGTAGAAAACCTTCCTCTGCCCTAGGAATAAATGTCCCTTTCCCCTCCGAGGAGCATCTTTATGCAGTGGCACTTCTGCCTTCCCTCAGGGGCCCCAGATGCCAGGAGGTGCTGCCAAGGGTTTGCTTGCTCTGTTTTAGGAGGTAAACTGTGCTGCTTGAGTGACCAGGAGCAACCTGAAGTGCAGCCAGTATTGCCTGAGATTTCATAGTTGTGGGtctcttgggaaaaaaaatccacaacaaAACACAGATCAAACCACTCTATTTGTGCTGAAATCGAACAGAAGTCAaatcctcagcagcagcagcagctcagggggcAGATGGCTGAAAGCAAGCCAGATGTGCCTCCTCCTCCACTGTGGTCTGTTTGCCATAGGTTTCAGGAAGTGTTTTGTAGGAGCTTTGCCCACTACAACCTTCAGACAGGGAACATAAACAGCAAGTGAGGGGTGCAGCCTTTAGGGTAAGGACAGTGATGAAGAGGAGAAGACAGCTGGGGGGCAGTGAGGCAGCAGCGGAGGAAGACAATGAGGACACAGGCACCTGTGGTCTGCACTTCCAAAACTAGCAAGTGCAAAGCTTTACACAGATGCCCAAAATGGAGTCACACTGCCTGCAAGGATACTGGGAGACCACCAGTTTGCAGCAGAGCAACATGGACACAGGCCAGCAAAGCAATGACTTCTCTCTCCAGCGAGATGACCAGCCAAAACCTGATGGGGAACAAATGTAGCGGTTTTCCTTCACTCCTAGGGGAAAAATTCACAAGGAGTGGAACTTAACTCACAATAACTCCTTCCAGGGAAACCAAACTGCTTTCAGGTGGTGCTGATGAGTCCTTTGGTGAAAGTGAATAGGCTTTTAGATCTACTGGAAAGTCAAAGGCAGCATCCCCAAACCCCTGTGAAGAATGAGGGTGCCAAATAAGTTTAACAGCTTGTGCCTCTTTTAATGGAAATATCACATTTTTGCACATAAACACAGTAAAGTACAAAGGATTAGAAAATAGGCTTAATTTCCAGCCCCTAATTCTAACATTCTGTACGTTAATCCCTGAGAGCACCTGTCAATTGTCGGTCTCTTGCAGGTGGTACTGAAAGTGCAAATTCAAGtactcagctgcagcacaggttGCTTTTCAGATACCAAGTCTGAGTGCTAAATCTTCAAAACCCTGGGTTGGCAGTAAACAAAAATTAACAGTTAAACCATTCAATCCAGTGTACCAGTCTGAAATCTATCCTGATACCTTTGCCACAGACAGCCAAAAGATTGTCTTCCTGCTTTCCAAAGAAACGAGTTCAGCTTGTATTCTGGCCACTCCAAAGCCATTACAACACTGGTGCCTGTGAATTGCACAGCACTGATGCACTTGCGGGTTAAAACCTTCTTCATATTCCCAGGACTAGGCAGGTGTATTAGCAGGTGCATATTCCTCCAGCTCTGACCTAGGAGGCTACCTGGCAATGCAGTATGGCCAGCACAGAAGTACAAAGAACAGGCTGTGTTTCACACATCTGTCCTAACCTCTGTCAGACCCCGGAGAcaggagctggcagtgctgaCTTGGGTGCTAGTTTTCAATCAACTGAATTTATTTCTCCCATGACATGCACAGTTTCATTACAAATTCAGTGAGACTGTGGCCAGCCTTCGTGCTCTGGGACTAAAGGATGGAAAAGTTTCCCCTCTCTTTAATTGAGGGGAgaagctggtgacagcagcCGGTGGGGTCTGCCTGGGCTCCAGTACAGCAACACCTTCAGGAGGACACACTGCAGCACATTTCAGTTCAAATGTGGGCAAAGCCTGAGCAAAACCTTATCCTGAGCATGTGCTCTATGCTGTTTGCCTTGGACCTCTACTTCTATGAGTGTGGTCTTTCTTCAGCAAGCAGCAGGTTTGCAGCCCTTCCTTATCAGAATTTGCCAGGGCTTGGCTTGCTGTTCAGGCCGACTGCTGGTACAACCAGAGGAAGCTTTAATGTGGAGCACAGGAACCTGCAGCAACCAGTGGGAACTGCCACTTGGAGATGTACTTCGACACTAGGGAAGGTTTTCTCCCAGTGTAGGGACAGAGGGGTGAGGTACTGCCCTCTTCGGGCACCCAGAGCTGTAGTACCAAAGCTTGCAGGGACATCTGGCCGCATCAGTGGCTGAGCTGCCTGGTACTGCATCTCTGACTGGGTATTCACAGCATATAGCTGGACTTGACACCTCTCAAAGCTGCATAATATTCTTGTCCTGTCTATAATCTGGAAAGCCTCACAATAAACCTGGtgagttttttaaaaagaaacttaaATATCAACCTAAAAAATATCCACTGTGCTTCACCCATCTCCCTTACTTCACAGTTAAAAGCAATGACAAAAACTTCCCTGAGACTAAAGAGGAGACAACAGACAATGAATAAAGGGAAATCTAGTAGGGGAGGCAAATCTTAGGTGATGGTGGCAATCAAAAATTCTCTCATCTTCTCTATTTCTTCAAAGAAATCAGTCCCTGCACATGATTTATACTTGCAGAAGATGCAAGTACCTCAACTGCAGAGATATTTTATATTAAGCCCTTTTTAGATTCAACAGAGCAAACAATAGCATTAAGAACTGCATCCATACAGACTGTACAGACCTGTAGAGTTTAATACCTGTACTTAAAATCTGTTTACTGGAATAGAAATAAAGTGCTTAGTATATCCAAAACAATTGTAGACCTGGATTTTCACTGCCAACCAACACTGTGAtcaattttaaagttttaattaTTACTATAAACCTTTGCAATATGTCTACCtaaggaaggagagggaggaatgtCTAGTGTCAAAAACACAGCTCCTTAATTTGTCCATTACAAaatgaacaaacacaaaatacaaTCCTTTCACACACATGTTTTGCAAGCTCTTTCTCAGTCATTCACCTGGAGCTAGAAAAACAGGAATCCACAAGAGGACTGCACCACTAAGAACTTCCTGTCAACAGCAGACAGGTAAACTTAGTAAGTCTTCCACCTCAAAATACCTTCCTGCTCCACCATCAGACATGCTGTGGCACAGCCCTTGCTGTATTTCTGCTCCTTAAAGGCCATGGCTCAGTATTCCAGCTCCATGAGCAGTGGGCATGCACGAAGGCAGGCAGTCTGTTACCTTGCTAGGATAACAAGACTCAGTGGCTCAAGAACCTTCTCAGCAACTGCCTTTAAATCAGGTCCTGCTTTGGGCAGGAGACACCTGCCTCGGCTTTTGAGCCTCTGCTGCTCTATTCTTCTCCTGTTCCTCTGCCTTCCTCCGCTCCTCTTTTAGCTCCTTGTATCTCCATTTGGGAATCTGCAGATAGGGGTCATCCTTTGCACTGCTCCTCCTTCTGGCCTTTTCTGGCTGGAAGGTGGGTGGGGGAGCCTTGCTGACACGGACTTTGGGGATGACAAATCCCGGCCGGACACTGCTCCGTCGAAGCAGATGGAGCGGCAGGAGGCTTGCTTTCCTCGTGGCTACTGCGTTCACTTGGGACATTGAAATGCTGATGGGCTGCAGGCTGGCTCGACGCTCCTTCTTCTTGGGGATCACTGTGACTCTGGAGTTCTGAAAGAGCTTCTCATAGCTGCTGATGTGATCTTTGTCGTGAAATCGGatctcctctgctctctgcttCCTGAGGATTTCCTGCACTGCCAGTCTGCGTTTCCCCACACAAGGTGGGCTGCCTGGGCACACAGTCTGGCATGCCAGAGCAATGAAGGGACTTCCCAAGCTTGTTGTCACCTTCACCATGTGGTCAAGGACCCCGTCCTCTTCTGGGCCATAGAAAGATCGGAATGAGACAGCTGCCCTTACACACTCAGAAACCTTCTGCAAACAGCTTTTTGGCTCTGCAGCCTTGGCAAGAAGTTCCTTCATTTTTGGCCATTCTGGTTTATATTGATCAGAAAATTGTTCTGGGCATGGCCTGTCCATCAGCTTCTGCATGACCAAGGCAGACTCTGATCTTCCTGTGAAACAAGCCCATTCCCATGAAGTCAATCCACGGCTTGGGTCAGTTGCATGAACATTtgcccctcaaaaaaaaaaaaaaaagaaaaacaattagtGTTAATTAATTGAACCACCCACACTCCTGTTGCTGTGATCAGAGGTGAGTTCGGCAGACCCCTGCAATACAACATAAATACACAATAATATTTCTGTCAAAATAAACATGGAATTAAGGACAGATCAGGTTCCTGACTTTCTGGACtccttatttatttaaaacaaggTAAAAGACATTAAGACTTATATATGAAATTCTCTTTAAGttacaaataatgaaaaaattaccTGTATTTAATCTTGACTGACATTTTAATATTCATAGGGAGCTCATAGGGAAAGAGTTACAGATATGGAAAGAAACAATTCTCCCCATATAAAATAGTGGACTTTGTACCAGTCACTGCCACTTGGAAGAAAGATCTTAGGTTAATGATCAGAAGTTCCATGAAAATATCCACTCACTGCTCACTAGGGGTAAGAACAGCCAATAAAATATAATGAATTTcttaaaaagcattaaaaatggaaaaaaatagcaaaaaggggggaaatagaCAAAACAACAAATGTGCAATTCATGCTCTCTTACGTCTAAAAGGACCCTGTAGAATTAGGAAATGTTGAGAGGATGGTAACAAGGGTGATCAAGTATAAGGAAAGTTTCCATAAATATCAGAGAGTGGATAATGGGTGAGATAGACCTTCAGTctgagcccagagcagctgttctCATCTACCTGAGATTACCAGCCCTAAGGAAATGAAGTAATTGTTAACCAAAACACTGCTATTGCCAAGTAGACCAGTCATAAGAGGCAGCTGGGATACAGGCTACACAGCAGAGGCTTAGACATTTGAAGTGTTATCTCCTGGAAGGAAATTGTTTCTAGTGTCCTATCCTCCTCCCATTCCCAATTTATGATCTTTATCCCTCCAATTCTGATGTCTTTCCCCCTcaccattctttttttttcttatatatcTGCATCCTTTTCCATCTTTGCATTCCTTTTGATCTCTCCACCTTCCTATAAGACCCATTGGCTTTTGCCCTTGTTCTTCACTCTTTTGTTTTCAAGTGGAGTTACACTCCTCCTCCAGGGCACTTGGATGCTTGAAGAGAGGATAcaagagcagcaggagaagcaggcaTCCTAGTCTACTCTATGGTTTCCTTTACAACTTCTTTAGTACCATATCCACATCCCTTGGCAACCAGAAAACTGCAGGGAAGTCCTCCCATGATGTTAGGGTGGGACTGTGGGCATTTGTCAATGAGGGTGGcatgtgcccagccctgctcacagAGAAAGCTCAATTCAGAGTGCACCTGTGGAAGAATTGCTGCAGAACAATGAGCAGCAGCAAGTGGTTTTGGAAGCTGAAGTTAGCAGGACACTGTTGGAAAAACCCAACAGATTACAGCTGGTGAGTGCTAAAGGATACAAAAGACCTGTCCAAAAACTGGCTTGATGGCACCAATTAAATAGAATCTCAGAGATGTGTCAAGGACTTGATAATTGGCACCACATCCTGTGCTTTGCATCCAAGTGATCCTGGGCAcaccacctgggcacacacatcTTGATGTTTTACAGTGTATGGGTATGAAGGTGAATGAATGAAATCAATAGAATGAGTGAACACCTGGTGTCAGGCAGACAAGTTCTTAAGCTGAAAATCCTTTGTTTTATATCCTGCCTTTGAACTTCGACAGATCTCAGAGGGAGCTTTGCACGCTCCAGTCTGCAGACTGTTCAGCAGGTCTGCTCCCTGCGACAGGCACGGGCTCTTTGCCCAGCTGCCTTCAACATACTGAGCTCTGCAATGTTCAGTCATGGTTTACTCATATCTCTGGCCCTGCAGATATTTTCTGGGTTTCTTGAAAGAGTTTAAAGGGCTTTTTGAATTTATTGAAGGGCTTCTTTACCAGATGAAGGACCATTTtcaaacagcaaacacaaaactGACCTACACGGATTTTGTCACAAAAGCGACAGTCTGTCCCATTGCTTTGCAAGATGTCCAGAGACCTGAGGAAAAGGCCAGAGAATaccatgataattttttttcagggtgGATTACCTTGGAGACAGCATTTCAAACTAGAATAAGGAGTACTCGAAATAAGGAAAGGCAACCACAAACCAGTTTGTAATGGGTTCAGTACACCCTTTCCCACAAAGGATGTTTTGTCATTACaggaaaataaagggaaaaagagagcacgGGGAAAGTGATAAAACCCTCAATTTTAACTCTATTAAGTTAATTCCTAAGTCTTTGAGAAAATCCCTAAAGAGAGGGTGCTGGAGATACAGAACAAGAATGGGTGTGGAAGGAGACACCCTAAGCAATATTGCTGATCACAGTTTAAGTCTAATTTAAGTGAAATTTGCAGAAAGGACCACTCAGAGAGAGCACCAGGGCACTGCAGGGAGTCAAGCATGGGGCCCAGATTGGAAGGCAGAAAGGagccaaagaggaggaagagtcaATCAAATCAAAGAGTTCACCAGCCGTGGATTTGAAGAAAGGATTTCAAGGTCTTAAAGGCAGAAGGGCTTGATGAAGTTCATGACTGCAGAAATTACAGATAAATCAGTGAGGGGAGGGAATAAGATGTACAAACACACGACCTCCTGCTTCACTAACTTGTTTTTGAACTTCCCTACCCAAGCTTCCTACCCTTGAATCTGTCCCATCTCAGGTTAGCCTCTTTCCCTGGTCCCTTCTTAACACTTGCCTGGGTCTGAACTCCTTCCCGAAAGAGCTGACTGTGGCAAACTGTGTGGAAGTTGTTTCCTTGGTGTACATATAACAGGCAAGGAATTAATACAGGAATAACAGCAGCTAAAGGAATTGTCTTCAAACACAAAATTTAATTCTCAGTTTGTAAGCAAGCAAGAGGTACAGACAGCTGCTTAGCACTATCCTCAAGAAAAAGTCAGTCCAGTTCTGATATGGTGTAGCTGTGAGACCTTGGAGCAGAGTAGttcaaaaaggacagtgtgagaAAGTGCTCACTGGGGGCTCCCCACCTTTGCTTGGGGGTTGCACTCACCTCTGGTCCTTGTCTgggctgtgcctgtgcctggcCATGTGCCCTCCTGGTTTGGACCCTGACTCACAGAGTTAATTTCGTGTTTGACCTCAGATCCACCTTGTCTCTATGGGCTTGTCCTTATCATCATGGACTTGCCTGGCaatccctgtggtgctggctGATCCAGGTTGTTCTCACCAGCCCTGCCATGTTCCTTAAAGGACCGCCTTTGTTGATGAGGCTGGTGCTGAGGCCTTCCTGTCACCCTTGGCTCACTTCCCTTTGATGAGAAGCCCACTCCTGACAGATGAGTCCCCAGGTGTTTTGGAAACTTTATCTCAGAAAACAATACTACAGAGTATTGAAATCCCAACCTTTTAACAGAAATCAATGCTGACTTTGTACCTTGTATCACAAAATCTCTTCTAAAGCATGATTTACCATAGTTTTATTGATTTTCTGCACAAATCAGGAGACATTCCTGAACAAACTTGTCATTCAGCAGAATGCCTTATCTGGAACAGACACGAGTAGTCATGTCCCTTTGTAAACATGATAGCAGTCTTACGGAACCAATTGTCATTTCAGTGTAAGTATAGCCTACaagttttctttcaggaatgCTGCACTTGTCTTGCTTTTCCTAAAAGTTGCCCTGAACATCATTTTCAGCACAGTTAGTTTGAATACACGTGCTCCTTTAGGATATAAATATCCTATTTTATTAAGACTTCATGTCCTTTTGAGATGCAGAACTGGCATCTTGAGTTTAAAGACAAGGGCTGAGGTGGCTCAGGCTCTGTTACCAGCCCGTTTTATGTGTGGTGTTTAAAGCCCAGTCACCAGATCCAGGGCCACTCCAACAGCACTACTAAAGCAGCACTGAGTTTACACTGGAGATTACAGCAGGGCTTGACACGTGAATAACAACCAGCATTTCTGG
This genomic interval from Aphelocoma coerulescens isolate FSJ_1873_10779 chromosome 2, UR_Acoe_1.0, whole genome shotgun sequence contains the following:
- the ANKRD33B gene encoding ankyrin repeat domain-containing protein 33B; amino-acid sequence: MVLLSGHGEQLPGERVCPAPAAAKEMPGAEAESSPEQGAAEAAAEEPDEEEEEEKEEEEEDCQEYEDFSELPDTCSIASDDSFYPPGGLEDDDEDLWSLEGDDRDSPEALSLFRACCTNNSIVLKALIRQGPQEEEVREADRNRRNGLIVACYQGYVDIVMALAQCPHLDVNWQDNEGNTALITAAQAGHITITNYLLNYFPGLDIEKRNAFGFTALMKSAMQGRTECVKALVMAGANVHATDPSRGLTSWEWACFTGRSESALVMQKLMDRPCPEQFSDQYKPEWPKMKELLAKAAEPKSCLQKVSECVRAAVSFRSFYGPEEDGVLDHMVKVTTSLGSPFIALACQTVCPGSPPCVGKRRLAVQEILRKQRAEEIRFHDKDHISSYEKLFQNSRVTVIPKKKERRASLQPISISMSQVNAVATRKASLLPLHLLRRSSVRPGFVIPKVRVSKAPPPTFQPEKARRRSSAKDDPYLQIPKWRYKELKEERRKAEEQEKNRAAEAQKPRQVSPAQSRT